The genomic interval TTGCCGGTCCGGTCGGCCAGCGCGTCCCGGGACCGTTCGGCGGCCGCCAGCTGGTCGTCGTCGTGGACGAGGATCACGCCGCGGTACTGGCGCTTGTGGGCCGCCGAGAACGGGTCGTGACTGCGCCAACACACCTCCAGTAGGTCCGTGTAGTCGAGATCGGCAGGGGCGTACTCCACCTGGACGACCTCCGTGTGGTCGCCAAGCGAGTAGTAGGTCGGGTCGGCCGCGGTGCCGCCGGCGTAGCCGACGCGGGTCCGGACGACGCCCGTCATCGAGCCAAAGCGGGCGTCGGGGCCCCAGAAACAGCCCAGCCCGAACGTCGCCGTCCGGGTTTCGCTGGGTGGGGGTGCCGTCCGGTCCGGCGTCAGCCGGTCCGTCGCTTCCATAGTCGTCCTATGGTCCCCGACGCGGTTCCGTCCTTCGGCTTCCGAAACCGGGAGCTTCAATTGCTCCGGCGCGCAAGCCCCTGTCATGAGCCTGGAACTCGAACACTACTGTCCGACGTGTGACCAGTACCGCGACTTCTGGAAGGTCGCCAGCACGAGGATGCACCTCGGCACGAAGGTCAAGTGGCACTGTCCGGAGTGTGACTACGGCTTCGTCCGCATCGACGGCGAGGTCGACACCGCCCAGGTCGCGTAGCTCTCTGTACTGCTATTGAGCCCTCTTAGCAGCGGTTTTACTCGCCCTGTTCGACGGCTCAGTCGAGCCATGCACTCAGAGCCCGACTGGGTGGCCGACGAGACCCGACAGCCCGAGACGCCGGCCGTGGAACTGCAGTCGACGGTCGTCCGCTACAGCGACGGGGCGGATCGCTGTACGGTGTATCCGCCGGACTGTCCCGAGACGGCCCGGCTCACCACGTGGCTCAGTGCCGACCGAGCCGTGTTCGTCGACCGGGACGCCATGCGGTGACCGGGATTTTATATTCGACGGCGACGAGGTACGGACAATGAGTATCGACGTGCTATTGGTCGACGAAGACCGTGACGTACTCGAAATCGTCGAGACGTTTCTGGGGCAGGAAGACGGGTTCGTGGTGACCGGCGAGACCGATCCCGAAACGGCGCTCGGACGGATCGCCGACGGGGGGTACGACGCGGTCGTCAGCGACTACAAGATGCCGAAACTGGACGGGCTGGAGCTCTGTTCGGCGTTGCGAGACCGCGGGAACGACGTGCCGTTTCTCCTGTTTACGGCCCGTGAACTCGAAGACCTGGAGGGCGCGGCGGACGACGCGGGCGTCACGAACATCGTCCAGAAGGGGACCGGAACCGAACAGTACAGCGTCCTGGCAGATCACATCCGTGACGTAGTCTAATCGCCGGTCCGCGGGATGTGGAGCCGGACGACCGTCCCGTCGTCGTCCGACTCGAACGACACCGAGCCGCCGTAGGAGTTCGTCACCCAGATGACGAGCCACAGCCCCAGCCCGCTGCCGTGGGTCAACTGGGTGATCGGCTCGTCGCCGGTGAGCACGTCCAGTTCGTGCTCGGGGATTCCCGGACCGTCGTCCGCGACGGTCACGGTGACGGTCTCGCTGCCGGCCGAGACGGTCAACCGGACCGACGGGTCGTCGCCGCCGTGTTCGACAGCGTTTTCGAGGAGTTCCTCGACGACCCGCTGGAAGCGCCCGTCGGCGGCGACCGCCTGCTGGTCGGGGAGGGAAGTGTCGATGTCGACCCCGTACTGCTGGGACACGGTGTCGGCCAGCGACGCCACGACGGACGGTACGTCGACAGGCTGGTTGCCCGCGTCCTCGCGGCGGACCGACCGCTCGATCTGGCGTGCACGGTCACTGAGCGACGCCACTTCCTCGGCCTTGCGCTGGAGTCGCTCCAGCAGCGACGCCAGTTGCTCGTCTTCGATCCGTTCGTGTACCTCGTCGGCCAGGCCCAACACGACTGTCAGGTCGTTCCGGAGGTTGTGCCGCAACACCCTGTTGAGCACTTCGAGACGGCGTTCGCGCTCACGCTGGTCCGTGATATCGGTGTAGATCCCGAACCCGGCGACGGTGTCCCCGTCGTCCTGGCTGTAGGGGACGCCGCGAAACAGGAAGTCCCGGGCGCCGTGTACCGTCTGTCGCCGGACCTCCGCCTGGACTGTCTCGCCGGCCTGGCCGAGTTCGTCGAGGTGGACGGCCTCCTCGTGGACGTTCTCACCCGGCGGCAGGATGAAGTCGTTGAGGTTGGCACCGATCACCTCGTTGCGGTCGAAGCCGAACACGTCAGAGAACGCGGCGTTGAGCGACTTGACGACCGGCTCCCCGTCGACGAACTCGCTCTCGACGACGGCGTCCGGGAGGTTGTCGAACAGATAGGTAAAGCGGTCTTGCTCCTCCTGGAGCTGCTCGCGGGCCTGCTTGAGGTCGGTGAGGTCACGCACGACGCCGATCGAGCCGCGGAAACTCTCGCCGTCGACGAGCGACACCTCGACCTCGGCCGGGCGGTGGTCGCCGCGGGCCGTCGTCAGCGCCGTCTCGACTTTGACCCCGTCCGCGTCGCTCTCCCGGAGATCACGGATCGCCTGCTCGAAGGCCGCGACCTCCCGGTCGTCGAGCAGCCGGCTCGGGCGCTCGCCCAGCATCTCCCCGGGCTCGAACCCGAGCCACTCCGCGAGCGGATCGGTCACGAGCTGGAACCGCCCCTCGGTGTCCAGGACGTACACCATGTCCCGGACGTTCTCGACGACGGTCTGGTAGCGCAACAGGTCCTGTTCGCGGGCGACACGGTCCAGCGCGGCGGCCGCGTTCGAGGCGAGGATCTCCGCGACCGAGGCGTCGGTGTCGTCGAACCCCTCGGGGTCGTCGGTCCCGATGCTCATGACGCCGTGGTCGCCCATCGGGACGTACATCGCGCCGGCGACGGGGATCTCGCCGTCGACGAGGTCGCTGTCGGCGAACTCGTCGAAGTCGTCGACCCTGATCGTCTCCCCGCGCTGGAACGCCCGCCCGGGGATTCCCTCGTCGGCGTCGTACTGTGGCCGGTAGGGCGACTTGTCGGTCGCGGTGACGACATCCAGCGTCTCCCTGTCCTCGTCGTACAGGCGGACCAGGTTCATCTCGAACCCGAGATCACGTTTCGCCGCACTGACGACGGTCTCGGCGACCTCCTCGGGTCTGTGGGCCTGCATCAGTGCCCGGGTCGTATCCAGCAGCCCCGAGAGCGCCTCGTCCCGGCGGCGCTGTTCCGTGATGTCGTGGAAGTACACCGAGAGCCCGTTCTCCGAGGGGTAGGCGGTGACCTGGAACCACCTGTCGATGGGCGGGTAGAACGCCTCGAAGGTCGTCTGCTCCTGTGTCTCCATGGCGTCGTGATACTGGCGGTAGAACTTCGAGTCGACCGCGTCGGGGAACATCTCCCAGAGGTTCTCGCCTAACACCGTCTCGGCGTCCTTCCCGAGTACCTCCTCGGCGCGGCTGTTGAAGAAGGTCAGCTCCCAGCTGTCGTCGACCGCGAAGAAGGCGTCACCCACCCGGCGGAGGATCTGTTCGGTCCGCTCGCGGGCCAGTTCGAGCTCCCGTTCGCGCTCCTTTCGCTCGGTGATGTCGCGGATGACGCCGGCGGTCCCGACGAACTCCTCGTCGTCCCACAGGAGCGTCATGTGGTCTTCCGCGGGGAAGCTGTCGCCGTCGGCCCGCTGGAGCGCGAGGTCGAAGGTAGCCTCGTCGTCGAGATTCCCGAACAGCATCTCCCGGACGACCATCTCCGCTCGTTCGACGACCTCGTCGGTCTTGACGACGCTCGTATGCGAGCCCAGCAGCGCCTCCTCGGAGTAGCCCGTCAGATCGAGCATCGCCTCGTTGACGAACTCGAAAGAGCCCTCGTCGTCGAGGGCGTAGACGCCGTCGTCGACGGCTTCGATGATGTCCTCGTACCGTTCGAGTTCGTCCTCGCGCTGGCGGCGCTCGACCTCGCGGCTCACCCACTGGATGAGCACCTCGATGAACGTCTGTTCCGCGTCCGAGAAGGGGTCGTCACGGGGTTCGTCGTCGGCGAAACACAGCGTCCCGTAGAGTTCGCCGTCGACGTGGATCGCCCCGCCCATGTAGCAGGCGATCCCGCCGGCCTTGTAGGGGACGCTGTCCCCCCACCCCTCCTCGGCAGCGTCCCGAATCCCGAGGGTCTCGCCGTCCTCGACGACGCGCCGACAATACGTGTGATCGAGGTCGACGGTGACGCCCTCCCGGACGACCTCGTGGTCCCCGACCAGCGTCTGGATCTCGTAGTCGGACCCGTCGATGCGGCTCAGATACCCCAGCGACAGGCCGAGCCGGTCGGCGCCGAGTTCCAGGACACGCTCGATCGTCTCCCGCTGTGTGAGCGTGTCGTTCGCCGCCAGCCGCGCGAGTTGCTGGAGCGACTCGTTGTTCGCTCTGAGTGCCGCCTGGCGCTCTCGCTGATCCGTGATATCGGTCGCGATGGCGACCAGGCGCGGCGCTTCTGCGTCACGGTCCTCGATGACGCCGTTCGTGTGGAGCCACCGGACCTCGTCGTCGACGAGCACGCGGAACTCGGACTCGAACTGCTCGCCGTCCCCGCGTGCCGCCTGGAACTCGTCGAACACCACGGACCGGTCCTCGGGATGGACGTACTGATAGAACTCCTCCAGCGTGCCGCCGAACGCTTCTGGTGTCGTGTCGAACAGCGCCGCGGTGGCGTCGTCCCACACGACCTCGCCGGTCTCCAGGTTCAGTTCGTAGACCCCCGTGTCCGTGCCATCGAGTGCCAGATCGAGCCGTCTGTTGGTCGCTTCGAGGCGCTCCTCGCGGTCCTTCCGATCCGAGATGTCACGGACGACGCCGGTGCAGTACCAGTCCCCGTCGTGCTCGAAGTCCCCGAAGGAGACGGCGACCGTCAGTTCGTCCCCCGAGGCGGTGAGCAGCGGAAGCTCCAGGTAGTCCCAGTCGATCGCCCGCTCTCTGTTCTCGACGTACGCTTTGAGCCCCTCTTCGTGGGCCTGTTCGAGGTGGTCGGGGACGAGTTTTACGAACGGGTCGCCGACCAGTTCGTCGCGGTCGTAGCCCGTCAACTCGGTCAGGGGATCGTTCGCGTAGACGATCCGACTCTCGGCGTCGATCGTGACGACGGCGTCGTTGATGCTGCCGGCGACGGCTTCGAACGAGGAATCGAACGCCGTCGGCAGGGTCCGAGGCGCGTCCGTGCGCGGTCGGTACGCCTCGACCCGTTCGGCGAGGTCTGCCTCGTCGAGGGGCACGTACTCGGTCGCCCCGAGCCGTGTCGCCTCGGCGGCGAGACGGCCGTCCGGACTGTCTGTACAGTAGAGGACGGGAACCGTCTCGTCGATCCTTCGGACGGCTTCGACCACGTCCAGTCCGGTCTCCGGTCCATCGAGTGTGTGTTCACAAACGATCACGTCGGGGATGCTGTCGGCCAGTGTTTCGACTACTGCCTCCGACGACGAAACTGTCAGCACCCCATCGACTGCGAGTGTTGGTGGCCCCCCGTCCGACCGACGGACGTACAGGACATCGACTTCCTCCGACATGCTGCGATTACGGCTACAAACAGGGGGAGACACATATACTCCTCGCCGCCGTTATCAGCGGCGAAAGCCGGCCCACAGTATTGTGCGTCGAGAGTCTCGTCGGACGGGAGCTCTCGACGGCTCGATCAGCCATAAATGCTATGCTGCGATAGAAAATACGGTTCCACGGTCCGAACCAACACACGCTTTACTGCTATCGAGCCGAAACAGTCGGACATGTCCCTGCAGCAACTCGCGATCGGTGTGATCCTCGTCCTCTCGCTTGGAGCCGCTACCGGTCCCGTGACAGCACAGACAGCCACTGCCGACACGCACGTCGTCGCCGCCGACGGGAGCGGTGAGTTCCGGACGATCGACGCTGCGCTCGCGGCCGCCGACGACGGCGACACCGTCGAGGTCAGGCCCGGCGTCTACCGCGAGCGGGTGACCGTCGACGACAACGTCACGCTCGTGGCGCCCCACGGCGCCGTTCTCGACGGCGGACAGTTCACCGACAGCGCCGCCCTGTCCCTGGGTCGCGACACCGCGGCGACGATCCGGGGGTTCACGATCCGGTACTACACGGTCGGGGTCTGGGCCAACGGAACCACCGGTGACTGGACCGTCACGAACACCTCGGTGATCGGCGGGACCGTCGGGATCGAGGCCAGCAACACGGCAGGCGACTGGACGGTCGCGAGCACGACGGTCGCCGCCACGAGCGACGACGCGCTGTACGCGCCCCGGGCGAGCGGCGCGTGGACGATCGCCGACAGCCGGTTCGACTCGCCGGGCGGCGACGGGATCGATGCGGCCCGGACGACGGGCGAGTGGCGCGTCAGGGACGTGGTCGTCACACGACCCGCGACGGACGGGATCGACGCGACCGGGTCGACGGGTGACTGGCGCGTCACGGACGCGCGAGTCAGCGACGCCGAACGCGGGCTCAAGGCGATCCGAGCGGACGGCGACTGGCGGGCGATGGGAGTGACGGTTCGGGACAGCCCGGTCGGGATCACCGCTCCGCGCGCGACGGGCGCGTGGACAGTCACGGACGCCGACGTGCGCGCCAGCGGCGTCGCGGCCTTCGTCGGCCGGACGACAGGCGCCTGGACGATCGCCGACAGCCGTCTCGACGGGGGCGTCCGCGGGGTCTACGCCTTCGGGACGCGGGGTCCCTGGACCATCCGGAACACGGTGATCACGACGGACGATACATCAGCGGCCGTGGGTGTCGACACCCGCGAAGCGAGCGGTGACTGGCGGACACAGAACGTCTCCGTCCGCGTCGCCACCCCGTAGCCGAGCGGACAGCGAACCGCAGTCCCGTTCTCGCTCGCCGAGACAGTGGAGCACCGGATCTGAGCGCGTCGTGACCGCGACGCGAGTCAGAGGGGCAGTGACCGTTGCCGACTGACCGACGGGCAAGACCCACCTCGCGCAGTTCCCGGTGTCCCGCCTCAGTCGATTTTCTATCGCGAATATTGGTTTATGCGCGGCGGTGCGAAACAGCACATTGAAACCGGCCCACCCGGGAGAGAGCCGTATGAGACTGTTGCGACGACTGCGTCCGACGGGCGACGACCGGACACGGGTCGGGCTGTTCGTCGACGGGCCGAACATCCTCAGATCGGAGTTCGATGTCGACCTGGACGATGTCCGGCTCATAGCGGAGTCGTACGGGCCGCTCTCGACGACGCGGCTCTACCTCGACGAGAACGCCTCCCCGGGGCTCATCCAGGCCGGCGAAGCCCGGGGGTTCGAGGTGGTCACGACCAGTGGCGACGTGGACGTACGGCTGGCGGTCGACGCGACCGCGGCCGTCGTCGACGATCGGATCGACGTGTTGGTGATCGCTTCCCGGGACACGGATTTCAAGCCCGCCCTGGAGGTCGCGGCACGGGAGGGCGTGCAGACGGTCGCCGTCGCCCCGGGCGAACACGGTCGGTCGGACGCGCTCCGGAACGCCGCCCAGGACGCCCTCTCGCTGGACGGGGATGTCGAATAGGTTTTGTCAGGGGCGTGCCGACGCCGGGGTATGGAGATCGACGAGACGCCCGTCTTGGACAACCACCTACACCTCGACCCGGTCCAGGGACGCAACACCGAGGCAGTCACGGAGTTCGCCGATCACGGCGGGACCCACCTGCTCGTCCTGAACAAGCCGTCCTGGCACCTGGTCGAGGCCGCGACCGACGAGGCGACCTTCCGCGAGGCGTTCGACCTGACCGTCCAGGCCGTCGAGGACGCGACCGACGTGCTCCCGGGCCGTGCCTGGCCGGTACTGGGGGTTCACCCGGCGCTGCTCTCGCGGCTCGTCGACGAGGGATACACCCCACAAGAAGCCCGGGACATCATGCAGACCGGGCTCGACATCGCCGCCGAGTACGTCACCGACGGTCCGGCGCTGGCGATCAAGTCCGGCCGGCCCCACTACGATGTCGACGACGACGTGTGGGCGGCTTCGAACGAGGTGATGCGCCACGGCTTCGCGCTCGCGGCCGAGGGCGCCTTCGCGATCCAACTGCACACCGAGGGCGGCGAGGACTTCGAGGAGGTGGCCCAGTGGGCCGAAGCCGAGGGGATGGACCGCCGGCAGGTCGTCAAACACTATTCGGGCGGTCGGCTCCGCGGGCCGACGAAGTCCGTGCTCGCGGACAAAGACGAGATCGAGGTCGCCATCGAGGAGGACGAACCGTTCCTGCTGGAGACCGACTACATCGACGATCCGGAGCGACCCGGTGCGGTGCTGGGACCGAAGACAGTCCCCCGACGGGTGCGGTGGCTCCTGGAGAACGGGCACGACGACGCGGTCAGAACAGCCTGCGTCGAGACGCCGAAGGCGGTCTACGGCATCGACACGGAGGCGACGCTCGCGGACTGAGTCCTGACTTATCCGAACTTCCCGGTGATGTAGTCCTCGACGCGCTGGCTCTCGGGGTTCTCGAAGATCTTGTCGGTGTCGTCGAACTCCACGAGTTCGCCGCCGGTGAGGAAGACGGCCGTCTTATCGGAGATCCGGGCCGCCTGCTGCATGTTGTGGGTGACGATGACGACGGTGTACTCCGTCGCCAACTCCTCGATGAGGTCCTCGATCTGTGAGGTGGCGATCGGGTCCAGCGCCGAGGCGGGTTCGTCCATGAGGACGACCTCGGGGTCGACCGCGATGGCGCGAGCGATACAGAGGCGCTGTTGTTGGCCCCCCGAGAGATCAAGCGCCGAGTCGTCAAGCCGGTCTTTGACCTCGTCCCACAGCGCGGCCTTCTTCAGGGATTCCTCGACGACCGCGTCGATGTCGTCGGTCTTGTCCTGGATGCGCAGGCCGTAGGCGACGTTGTCGTAGATGCTCTTGGGGAAGGGGTTGGGATGCTGGAACACCATCCCGATCCGGCGGCGCAGCGCCACGGGGTCGACATCGCCGTCGTAGACGTTCTTGCCTTTGAACGTGAGCTCCCCCTCGACGCGCGCGATGTCGATGAGATCGTTCATACGGTTGATACACCGCAGGAACGTCGATTTCCCACAGCCCGAGGGACCGATCATCGCGGTGACCTGGTTCTCGGGGATCGCCAGATCGATCTCCTGGAGCGCCCGTGTCTCGCCGTAGAAGACATCCAGGTCCCGGGACTCGATGACCGTCGCGGTCGAGGCTGGCTGGCTCCGGGAGGCCTCGTCGAGGCCGCCCGCGCCGGGCTGGGTTTCGACGACGCTGCCGTCGTCTGACTCTACGTCCGTGTCGCTTGCCATGTCCTGTCGTGTCATTAGTTCGCCTCCTGTTGATATTTGTTGCGTACGAGGATCGCGACGGAGTTCATCGTCAGCAGGACGATCAAGAGCGTCACGACCCCGGCCGCGACGACCCCGTACCGGAAGTCAGCAGAGGGCTGGAACGCCCAGGCGTAGATCTGCATCGGCATCGCGGTGAGCTTCCCGAACAGGCCCGACGGGGGCGTGAACTTCGTCGTCGCCACCCCGACCATGATCAGCGGGGCGGTCTCCCCGATCGCCCGGCCCAGGGCCAGGATCGTCCCGGTCAGGATGCCGGGCAGCGATCGCGGCAGGACGACGTTGCGAATCGTCTGCCAGCGGGTCGCGCCCATCCCGTAGGAAGCCTGCCGGAGCGAGTCCGGAACCGACCGGATCGCCTCCTGTGCCGAGATGACGACGATCGGGAGGATGAGCAGGGAGATCGTCATCGACGCGGTCAGCACCGTCCCGACGCCGAACCCGGCGTAGGTCACCGGACCCAGTTGGGCGTTGATGTTGACGAACACGCCCAGGCCGAGCAGGCCGTAGACGACCGAGGGGACGCCCGCCAGATTCGAGATGTTGACGTTGACCATCCGGGTCGTCGCCCCCAGGATACCGTTCGACGGCGCGTACTCTTCGAGGTAGATCGCCGTCCCGACCCCGAAGACGAACGTGAACACGCTGACGAGCGCGATCAGGAACACCGACCCGATGATCGCCGGGTAGAGCCCGGCTTCGGCAGCACTCGTGATCGCCGGGGGACTGGTGACGAACTGCCAGTCGAGCCAGGGCGAGGGCTGGGTCGCGCCGATAGCGCCGACGACCGTCTCGCCCAGTAGGAACCCGACGACCGCGACGACCGGTAGCGCGAATGCCGCCCATCGCTCGCGCTGACGGACGGTGTTCGCGACCGCGAAGCCGACCGGGAGACCGAACATCACGAGGGCGACGAGCCAGACCGAACGGGAGACGACCGGAACCGTGTCGACGACCGGGACCGCGCCGATCGCCAGCACGGGCAGTGTCGCCCCCGCGAGGAGGCTTCGACGACGCCCGACGCCGAGGCGGTCCTCCGCCAGGAAGGCGACGACTCCCGACGCCGGCAGCACGAGCGAGAGGAAGTAGACGCCCGGGCCGCCCAGCATCGCGCCAAGACCCGCCAGCGGGCCCAGCGCCAGGGTGCCGACCACCGGACCGAGGACGACCGCGCCGAGCATCCCCAGGCCGACCCAGGTCGCCCCGCGGTCGTACTGACCGTAGACGAAGAGTCCGAGCGTCGGGCCGACGACGGTCAGGAAGTACGCGAACCAGATCGCCGGCGAGGCGATGATATCGAGGACGATGACGGCCGCGACTGTCAGCATGAGTCCGCCCAGGGTGAGGCTGAACAGTTCGAACGCGCCGGCCGCGACGGCCGGTCGTGCTCTGGCGTACAGTCCGAACCCGAGCAGTGGTATCAAAAGCGTCGCGGTGTAGGTGAGATACCAGCCGACACCGGCGCTGTCCAGTCCCATCGCGTCCCAGAAGACGTACGCGAGCAGAGCGCCCAGCGCGACGATCCCGACGATCGACGCGACGAACGCCACGGTCTTGAAGACGATTCCCTTGATCCGGCTGACCTCGCCGAACTCCGTCGATGTCTGTGTCCCTGTAGCCATTACTCGTAGACCTCCCGGTAGCGACTGGCGACGAGGTTACTGACGACGTTCATCGCCAGGGTGATGACAAACAGCGTGATGCCGATGGCAAACAGCGACTGGTAGGCCGTCGAGCCGCCGGTGATGTCGCCGCCGGCGATCTGGACCATCGAGGCGGTCATCGTCGCCGAACTCTCGGCGTACAGCCCCAGGATGTCGCCGGGCGCCATGTACGGAACGCCGAACGCGGACTTGACCGGGGGGATGTCCGGCGGCTGGGAGCCCGCGGCGACGACGACGGCCATCGTCTCGCCGATCGCCCGCGAGACCGCGAGGATGAACGAGGAAGCGATGCCGGAGACGGCCGCGGGCACGACGATGGTGACCGAGACGTTGAACTTCGTCGCACCCAGCCCGTAGCCGGCCTCCCGCAGCGAGTCGGGGACGGAACTCATGGCGTCCTCGCTGATCGAGGAGACCATCGGGATGATCATGATACCGACCACGATCGAGGCAGACAGCGCGTTGAACAGCCCGAGCGTCGGCAGGCCCAGTCCGAGCGTGCCGTTTACGGCGTTGATGAGGACGTTCAGCGCCGGGGTGATGTAGACGAGCGCGAAGTAGCCGTAGACGACCGTCGGGACGCCTGCGAGGACTTCGAGCATCGGTTTGAGGATCGATCGGGTCCGCTCGCTGGCGTATTCGCTGATGTAGATTGCCGTCAACAGACCGATCGGCAGGGCGAGGACCGCCGCCCCGACGGTGATGAGCATTGTCCCCAGGATCAGCGGGAGGACCCCGAACGCGACCGGCTCCAGGTTCGGCTGGAACGTCGTCCCCGTCAGGAACTCCACGATCGGGTAGGCCGCGAAAAACTCCGTCGCGTCGAGCAACAGGACGGCGATGATGCTCACCGTCGTCAGAATAGATAGCACGGCACAGCCCGCCAGGGCGTATTTATAAGCCGACTCCCGGACCGTCCTGAATCCCCGGTCGCCCGACAGGTCCGGGGTCTGTCCCTCGTTGCTCATCGTGCTCGTTGGCCCCTATATCGGGTCGTGGCAAAAAGGACTCGAAGTGTATCCATAGTTCTATTGTGTCTGTATAGCTGGCTATGATGTTCCGACCGCGGAGGCGGGGCTACTGGACCTCGTCGATGACGCTGTTGAGCGCGTCGAGTTCGGACTGCATCGCCTCCTGTGTCTTCGGGACGTAGCCGATCTCGTCGGCGATCAGCGAGGAGTTGGCGCTCTGTTCGACGTAGTAGCGAGCGAACTCGGCGACGTGTTCCTCCGCCAGCGCGCTCTTTCTCGGGTAGGTAAACAGCGGCCGGGAGAGAGGCTGGTAGGACCCCTCCTTGGCGGTTTCGAGCGAGGGCACCACACAGCCGTCCCCGTTGTCGATGCCGAGGGCTTTGACGGCGTCCGTGTTACCCTGGTAGTAGGCGAACCCGAAGTAGCCGATGCCGTACTGGTCCTGCTGGACGCCCTGGAGAATGATGTTGTCCTGCTCGGTGGCCTCGTAGTCGCTGGTGTGGTTGACTTCCTCGCCGAGGATTGCCTCGTTGAAGTAGTCGAAAGTGCCGGAGGTGTCGGCCGCGCCGAACCGGTTGATCGGCTGGTCGGGCCAGTCGCCGTTCACGTCCGACCACTGCGAGGCGCCGTCGGCCCGCCAGATCTGTCTGAGCTGGTCGGGGGTCATGCAGTCGACCCAGTCGTTCTCGTTGTTGACGATGACCGTCAGCGCGTCGGTCGCGACGTTGATCTCGTGGTACTCGATCCCGTTCTCAGAGCAGAGGTCCTCCTCTTCGCCCTTGATCGGCCGTGAGGCGTTGTTGAAATCCGAGTTCCCCACACAGAAGTGGTTGCTGAAGCCACCACCGGAGCCGGTCGGCGAGACGCTGATGTCGACGCCGCTGTGTTCTTGCTGGAACCGGTTGGCGACGGCGACGGCCACCGGGTACACCGTGCTGCTTCCGGTGATCGTGATTTCGCCCGAGAGCCCGCTCGATCCGGACCCCGAACTCCCACCGTCGCTGCCGCCGTCACCGCTGCCCGAAGGGCCTTCCGTACATCCGGCCAGCGCGAGGGCGCCGGCGGCGCCAGTACTTGTCAGGAAGCCACGACGCGAGATTCCGCGGGTCGGTGAGTCCGTCATCACCACTACGGAGACTATGGGTGAGTAAGTACGCTACTATGATTACTATACTTCGGTACCCACTCTATATATTACTAAATAGGAAAAATTCTCGTATGTACCACTAATTCCTCGCTCATACTCCGTTTCCGAGTGAATCACCGCCTTACAGTGGGTTTTGGGCGT from Haloarcula pelagica carries:
- the pstB gene encoding phosphate ABC transporter ATP-binding protein PstB, with the protein product MTRQDMASDTDVESDDGSVVETQPGAGGLDEASRSQPASTATVIESRDLDVFYGETRALQEIDLAIPENQVTAMIGPSGCGKSTFLRCINRMNDLIDIARVEGELTFKGKNVYDGDVDPVALRRRIGMVFQHPNPFPKSIYDNVAYGLRIQDKTDDIDAVVEESLKKAALWDEVKDRLDDSALDLSGGQQQRLCIARAIAVDPEVVLMDEPASALDPIATSQIEDLIEELATEYTVVIVTHNMQQAARISDKTAVFLTGGELVEFDDTDKIFENPESQRVEDYITGKFG
- the pstA gene encoding phosphate ABC transporter permease PstA, encoding MATGTQTSTEFGEVSRIKGIVFKTVAFVASIVGIVALGALLAYVFWDAMGLDSAGVGWYLTYTATLLIPLLGFGLYARARPAVAAGAFELFSLTLGGLMLTVAAVIVLDIIASPAIWFAYFLTVVGPTLGLFVYGQYDRGATWVGLGMLGAVVLGPVVGTLALGPLAGLGAMLGGPGVYFLSLVLPASGVVAFLAEDRLGVGRRRSLLAGATLPVLAIGAVPVVDTVPVVSRSVWLVALVMFGLPVGFAVANTVRQRERWAAFALPVVAVVGFLLGETVVGAIGATQPSPWLDWQFVTSPPAITSAAEAGLYPAIIGSVFLIALVSVFTFVFGVGTAIYLEEYAPSNGILGATTRMVNVNISNLAGVPSVVYGLLGLGVFVNINAQLGPVTYAGFGVGTVLTASMTISLLILPIVVISAQEAIRSVPDSLRQASYGMGATRWQTIRNVVLPRSLPGILTGTILALGRAIGETAPLIMVGVATTKFTPPSGLFGKLTAMPMQIYAWAFQPSADFRYGVVAAGVVTLLIVLLTMNSVAILVRNKYQQEAN
- the pstC gene encoding phosphate ABC transporter permease subunit PstC; translation: MSNEGQTPDLSGDRGFRTVRESAYKYALAGCAVLSILTTVSIIAVLLLDATEFFAAYPIVEFLTGTTFQPNLEPVAFGVLPLILGTMLITVGAAVLALPIGLLTAIYISEYASERTRSILKPMLEVLAGVPTVVYGYFALVYITPALNVLINAVNGTLGLGLPTLGLFNALSASIVVGIMIIPMVSSISEDAMSSVPDSLREAGYGLGATKFNVSVTIVVPAAVSGIASSFILAVSRAIGETMAVVVAAGSQPPDIPPVKSAFGVPYMAPGDILGLYAESSATMTASMVQIAGGDITGGSTAYQSLFAIGITLFVITLAMNVVSNLVASRYREVYE
- a CDS encoding PstS family phosphate ABC transporter substrate-binding protein, with the translated sequence MTDSPTRGISRRGFLTSTGAAGALALAGCTEGPSGSGDGGSDGGSSGSGSSGLSGEITITGSSTVYPVAVAVANRFQQEHSGVDISVSPTGSGGGFSNHFCVGNSDFNNASRPIKGEEEDLCSENGIEYHEINVATDALTVIVNNENDWVDCMTPDQLRQIWRADGASQWSDVNGDWPDQPINRFGAADTSGTFDYFNEAILGEEVNHTSDYEATEQDNIILQGVQQDQYGIGYFGFAYYQGNTDAVKALGIDNGDGCVVPSLETAKEGSYQPLSRPLFTYPRKSALAEEHVAEFARYYVEQSANSSLIADEIGYVPKTQEAMQSELDALNSVIDEVQ